The DNA region AGCCAGCCGCCACGCCGGACATAAAGCGAGCCGCAAGCGTCAGCGAGTAACTGGTCGAAATGGTCGTAATCGTATTGAAAACCACAAAGGTTCCCACCGCCAGCAACAACACCTTTTTACGCGGGCATCCACTGGTAAGCACCGTTAGCGGAATCGCTGCAAGCAGCGATCCCAGCGCATAGATGCTCACCAGTTGACCTGCCATGACCTGTGAAACGCCAAGCCCCTCGCCGATGGCCGGAAGCAGGCCCGCCGGAAGCGTCTCGGTCAAGATGGCGATAAAGCCAGTCATGGCAAACGCCAGCAAGGGCGCCAGAGGCAACCTGCGTGATGTTATGGCGGTCGGAAATTCTGTATTAGCGTGCACGATGAACCCTTTTTAATGTTACTGAAATAGCTGAAAAATTCACAAAATCATTTTGCAAACACATATGTACTAATTGGTATGTATATTAAAAACTATAGATCACCCTGAGGGTTGTCAAGCATATATGTATCGATTAGTATATATGTATGATTTGCCAGAGGAGGAGAGGATATGGCTAAGATGGGACGTCCACGCACATTCGACCGCGACGAAGCAATTCGTCAGGCAATGTACCTTTTTTGGCAGTATGGCTATGAGTCCACTTCGCTTGCCTTGCTCAAAGCAAATCTCGGTAACGGCATAACGGCACCGAGCTTTTATGCGGCATTTGGCTCGAAAGAGGCACTGTTTGAAGAAGTCGTTGATTGCTATTCGTCAACTTATGGTCAGGTTAACGATTGCCTCTGGGACGATAGTCTCAACCCGCGTGAGGCTACTGAACTGGCGTTACGCCGTTCAGCAAAAATGCAGACAGAACAGGGGCATCCAAGCGGCTGTCTTATCGCGT from Duffyella gerundensis includes:
- a CDS encoding TetR/AcrR family transcriptional regulator, which codes for MAKMGRPRTFDRDEAIRQAMYLFWQYGYESTSLALLKANLGNGITAPSFYAAFGSKEALFEEVVDCYSSTYGQVNDCLWDDSLNPREATELALRRSAKMQTEQGHPSGCLIALSIITCSPGHEHIRQILESRRTRTREGFLKCVLRAIDSGELAADTDARALAMYLHCFEIGLSTEARDGVTGKELNASVSFAMKAWDANSLLSDN